The genomic stretch ATGGAACCAAAAATATATGTTCAAATTATATTACTTATTATTTCCACTGAAGTATAGAATGTGTTTCTACAGAAATGAAATACTCCGTATGTAATTAAGCTATAACGTTTAAAATATATAATCAATAAGCCACAAAAATTTAATGACATGGTATCAACATTCTAAAGATTGAACTAATCATTTATCCAGAACCTGAAACACTCTTTTTTAAATTTGTTTGATTCACCAGAATTAACTACAAATTTCTCAATACATTGATAGAAAAAATGAACGTGCCATCTATGTACAAACATAACCTTAAACACCACAAATACAACCTAGGACTTTGCATCTACATATATGAGAGCTTGCACAGGAAAGAGCAGCATACATAAGTTACTGCCAATATTAGAATCCATGTTGCTAAACATACATTATTGTAAATCAGTTGCGCAAAGATAGAAAAAATAAGAGAAATATGAAACAGAAAAGATCCATGCATCTTCTCATCTATCATCATAGCACAAACACAAACTACAAGGGTAGTATGAGAAAAAGTGTTCACAATTCCATTTGAAGTAAGTGCATATAGTATAGCTTGAGCCATGCAGAATAATAATAAAGCAGGACAAAACAATATTGACAAATGCAAATTTATATTACTTGGAAAGTCATGTAACCAAGTCCAACCAATTTCTGCAAGGGGAATACATGAATTTAGCAAACAGATAAATCCTTATGCACAGATCTTTTTAGGACAATCTGTTGCTCTTagttagaaagaaaaaaaatcacataCACTTGAACAACCATGATGTGTTATAGAATCCCTGCAAAAAAATATGCTACATCTCATTATATAGTTGGCATGTAAATAAAAAGTACAAAAGCACAACAAGCCAATTGAAACCAACAATATGATGAATCAAATAGGTGCAAAAAAAAGCTCAAAAGTGGTGAATGCGAAGACCATAAAATGTTGTACGTTAAGCTAATGGAAGCAAACTGTACTTAGATACTGACGAAAGGTAGACAAACATAGATATCAACCAATAAAAATCATGAGCTAGAAGGCAGAACACGCAGTATGGACTGATGGATGATACATCTCTTGGAAATCATGTTGAACTAATCCATATGGAACATACTGATTTTTTTCCTTAAATCAGTTTAGTGGTCTGACAAAGTTCCATAACTGATTGAAAATGTAAAATATTACATGATGGTTGTTACTTCAAATAATAAGAAACGCCCGCGAAGACCAAGTATATAGCTGCAAAGAAGCAAACCGGTGGTCATAATAAACTGCAATGCGAATATCGTAACTTTACCTCAGGACAAGTGCCACTCCATCAGTGTGCTCGAACCTGCATAAATACATTTCAACTTCCACAACAGAAATTCATCAATAACTATGAATGTTAACTTGGTCTACAATCTACTCCCCACTGTGGAGATTATTACATTTAACTGCGCAATACTACGAATCTATACATGCcatcaaataatatatcaattggTCTCCATTCTTATCCCAAATATCAGAACCTAGTAGTACAAAACTTGCGCCTgcagcatggcatttcaaacgaaTTTTCTTAAACGTGTGGGTTTTATTTTCAAGCTCTTCTAGCCTATGCAAGCCTTATGAAAACATGTTAGCTTCAGCAAACATATAAATAAATATAGTAGAATAATAAGCTAGACACCGGTAAATCATTATGTAGCCACAAAGTAACTTAACTCGCATTaatcctccgcatgtggtggccgCAGAGTGAAGCGCAAGGGGCAACAGGGGGCGGCACCCACGGAACTACGACGACCAGGTCTGCTTCGCCATTTTCCAATGCAATGATCATTGGGAGCATGGTTATGGAAATTGCACATCATATTGCACATTTGTCATTGTGAAGTAGCAGGCTTTGATAACCCTGCTTATCTTTGATACATATACATTAAAGTTAGGTTCAGAGGAACACAAAGATAACCGAAATGCACAATTCAGATCGAGGTAAACAATTTGTTGAGAGCTGATACCTGTAAGTTACCTTGTGTTAAGCCAGACAATTAAGAACTTCTCTTGGTGAGATCTCCAAGAATACCACGTGGTGGATTAGTTCTTCCAAGATCTGCCCGTACATGGATAACGGTATAAAGTTGTCATGATAAATATGGATGTATGGACCACTAATTCATACTCCGTATTCCCCATTTGAATTTGAGTACCTCAAACCTGAATTTTTATTTTGCCGTAACAATGGAGTACAGTACAACCATCATGGCTGATTGGACATGATCTCCGGAGGTGTCACTCGCCGTTGAGTTGGTGCGCCGGACTCTGGTCGTCAATGTGTGCTAGCAAGTCCGTTAGGACTGGTGTCCCCGCCGTCTTGGACATGGATGAAGCCGAGGTCCTGGTACTATAGCCAGGCATTCGACCTTGGCGGTCGGATAGAGATGTCGGCTGCATTGCATCGGGGCCAAGAGGGCGTGAAGTGCTATTGGAGGGAGAGGACAAAGCGGGCTGCGGCGGCTATCACCCCATCCTCGGCGACGCTTTCGTCTCCATGCCGGCGAGGACGTGGCCTCCAGACATGGCTAAGAAGGTTGGCCTCCACGGCAACCTACTTCTGGGAGCGGCGAGTGGAAGACGAAGGTTCACCAGATCGCATTAGTCGCTCCGCGTGTGGTGGCTGCAGAGTGGAGATCAAggggcaggaggcggcggcgtctaCGGAGGTGGCGGCTAGGTCTCGCTTCGTTGAGGTGTGTTTTGCGTGCGGGATCGGTTTGTGGCTTAATTTTCGGATCTAAACAGAGGAGGTGATCAGCGAGGTTGTTTAGGCTGATATTTGTTGAATGTAATTGAGCAATAGGAATAGGAAGGTGCCTAAATTTCAGGGAGGACGGGGAGGGGGAGAAAGAACCATTGTGGACCGTGTGATGCAAGTAGATGGACGTCTCGGATTGAATTTTTCTACgcaacttcgtgcctttataagtagtagagatagagatagagatagagatgagcTAGATAAAGCCTCTTGTCCCGCTGTCTTCCAACTTTTTTGGGAAGTCATCAAAAGTTATCATATGCCTCTTTTCTGTTAACTTTTATAAAGCAAGCTTATCGCTACATAGTTTAAATTTTGGTGTGAGTACTTTAttaccaaaggaaaaggaagcaaATAAAAGTCCACTATATTACCCAATAAAATTCAACTATATGGGCAGGTGAATATTCGGCAATCTTTGAAGTAGATGAATCCACCTATCTCCTCTATTTCCCACTAAAGCATGTTTTAAAATCTATGTTTAGAGGCACTTGAGAGTTGAGACATAACATAAGCAACCGAAACATTTTTTTCTTCACACTATGTTATACAAGGCTAGATATTGCGGAGATAGTTCACCGAGCCAAGTATCTTCCTAAAACCTAATAACTAAACATGTTCACCTTCCGATAGCCACTAGTGTGCACTAGAGTAGAAAATTAGTGAGATTATGCAAATGTCGCCGATCCCCGTGAGCTAAAAGGCACTCTTGCGTCGTGTGTGCGCTCACGGTTATGTTCAATGTGTGACGCTAATAGGATGCGTCCTTGCAATCACAATCTAAAATTCCTCATGTACTCTTTCTACATCTACAAATattggcgatttacacaaaaatgacCCTCTTATAGAAAAATTGCACAAAATAACCCTATAGGCAAACTATTTCACGTTtctaacctttttgtgtggctCCACACCCTTCTGTGTGGCTCCCTTCGCAAGGGCGTCACACATTCTGTTATACGTGGCAGCTCGAGCCTGCCTACTgacaatgtgtggcgcccctcccacaggCGCCACATAGACAGGTGTGACGGCCTACGGCAAggtcgccacacaaaagggttagagacATATTTGTGGCGACTTTGGGTGGAAGGTCATTTTGTGTGTTTTTTCCCACAAAGGGTCATGTAAATCGCCACAAATATTCTCCCGTATAATCGTACGAAAATAAATCATGGCCCGGTTTTTCCAGTCGGGCCTGGCTGATAAGTTCCACGCCGGTACTTGCAATGTACATTCTGTACCAAAGCATTATTTCTTGCTTCTACTCAGAACATGAAATACGAAACTGAACCACAGAAGTAGTAAAACTGCATAAGTGACTAGAGCTGCTGGTAGTAGTAATCAGCAAAGCAAGATCAGATAAaacaaaatgagaaccaacaaacatTCAAACAATCAcgagaagctacggacaactttgcAGATTAAAAAAGCAAGGCAAACAGTAAAAGCACGTTGCATCCAAGTGAGGCAAACACGAGCACGCTGCATCCAAGTGAAAATTTCATATTTCAGGACACTGCAATACGCTAGGAAAAGCACCAGTAGTACGGTACTGATCAACTGGGTAGAGACCCTCATGGAGAAGAGCTGAACAAGGCTAATAATAGGCAACGACAGATAAGTTTTCTGCATCACCAAAGTCGGGATTACAAGTTTTGTCCAGGCATTGTTCGCTGGACTAGAGCTGCTGGTAGTAACCATCAAACTGCTAACATCCTAAAGCACGCCGAACCCCACCCACATCAGGGCTTGAGGGACAGGGCCAGACCAAACTTGGGGCTCTTCTCGATGGCCTTGGTGTCAATCTCGGTCGAGAAGGTGATGAGGGACTTGGGCCTCCACGCGTGCTGGAGGAGGGCGCTGGCAATGCCGAAGTTGTTGAAGCGCGCCTTCACGGTGGTCAGGGGGTCCAGCTCGTGCTGCGAGCCAATGGTGAGAGTGTTCTCATTGCTGGAGAAGGTGTGGGCAATCTCTGCTCCCACAGCTGTGGTGCCGTGCACCTGGTGGTAGTAGGAAGCAGCGAGGGTGTCTCCCTTGTTGTTCCTGAATTTGCAAATTGAACACCATAAGTGCCAGATCATGCAGAAGAAAATAAAGCAGCAATACATAGTAAAGTGCTTCTTGACCCTCTTTAGCAATAAAATAATCGGATACATAACTTGACAAGAAAAGCTGCTGAGGGCAATTGAGACTTGTAGAAGGTAAACAACATGTAAAGACTGCAAACAACTTACATATCTAGTGAAGTGTTGTCACACCAAAGCACAGGTAGAACTAACTTACAGATTCAGGGAAGCAGTGAGATCTTGATTAGTGTGGCTCAGTCCAGCATTGTACTTAGTGAAGTCCCCAGAGGCAGTATCAAATGCAGCATCAACACCAAGAGCTACCGCCTTAGTCCCAAAAACACCAGAGAAGTTAACAAGAGGGTTTGCATTCAGGCCAACACTGGCATTGATGCCAGCATGGGGATGCAAGTACTGGAGTTCAACCTGGAACAAAAAGAAAGGGCATTAAATAGAACTCAGATTGGAATCTAAACATTTATATCGAACCACAGAAGTAGTAAAACTGCATAAGTGACTCTATATTTCCAGAGGCAGGCTAAGAGAGGTGATCAGACAGAATTTAGATTGAGTTCTAAACATTCAGCTACAAAATGTACAAGTGATAATACCTTTCCAGTGGAAGACTTCTGGTAGGGGGTAGGAACAGATATAATTCCCTTCAAGCCTGGTGTGTACAGCTCATTGATAGTGACTGTAGTTATAACCTGGTAGAAGGGAAAAACTAGTGTCATTGATAATGAAACAGAGGGCCCCAATTTCAGAAGATGTAAACATCAGTGAAAGATAtggaaatagacaagttacaaatACAAGGAAAAAAGAGAGGAACTACCTTTGAGTCTGAAGTTGCTTTCACATCCACTGTATATTTCTTGCCCTTCAGCTGGCTCTGGATCTCGCTGAATACAACTTCATTTTTCTTTGTGCCTGCAACAGTAATTGCCTGTACAAAATACAATGAACGTCATTACAACAATATAGAATGAACACAAGTCATTACAACAATAAGACAATTTTCAAACCCAGCACTACAACAATCCCCTAACAAAGAAATTCCTGTTTTAGCCAGAACTTACCGCACTGTGAAAGGTCAAGCATGCAGCATTACAGTCACttcatttatttatttaaaaGAGTGCATTTAGAACAAAATGAAATATAATAATACTATAATTATTCCTACAAGCATTCTATAAATGCGATTGTGCTAGACTGCAAGAAGTAGTTGCATCATGGAAACATAACTGAAACCATCTAGTTCAGTGCCCAACAGGATATTACAAACGCGAAACAACATCAGGACAGTAAGACCAATAACTCACAGAACACAATCTAGAAAGCTACGCATATAAGTGAAAATGTCGCATTCTACACATGCATCAGAATAAAATTCACTTGCATTCAACCAGTATAAAGCTTATATCTGACAATTGAACCGGTCACTACTCACTACGTATAGATATTCAAATACTGAAACAAAACCTGCTTTGTATTGATATTCAGAAGAAAAAAACTGCTTTAACTACTGAAATGAGCGAGGAACCGAGGGCATGTCACAAGAGATTTTTCCACGCTGGGGCAAACTTGAGCTGATATAGACCCAATTTCAGGCTCGCTAGCATATACATCTCAAAGGTGGTCTTAGACAGCAGAGACTTACTACAGCAATCATGTCACAACAGCACGAGTTCATGAGCAAAATAACAGGACTCGAATTAAAGAGCAAACTGAGATTGGTAAACCAGGATAGGAGGAAACGGAATTAGCTTACAAGTCACAGCAAACATCGCAATGTTTACCAAGTCTGCTACATGCAAAGTTTGTAACCCTGTAAACATAAACTGGACACAGACCAGTACTGGATTTGCAGTTGAACGAAAACTGGTGTTCAGCTAGGATCATACATAGCCATCCAAAAAGCCAATCCGCTCTAGCCTAGACACTAAAACATCCAGTGGAAACCAACCTAGAAGGACCCAATCTCGCAGCCTCGCATCAGAGTGGCAAAATATCAAACCCAAAACCCACacaaaaacaacacataaaccACCAAACCCAGTAGCAACCGCAGCAAACGCCAGCACGAATCTCCAGCTGCGAAGTGCGAACTATCCACGGAAACCACAGACCCTCCCGACCTAGATAGCAGCCTCAATCGCGGCTCGGAAAGCAGAACCAAACCGATCCTGAgccgaccctaaaccctaatgcaCTGTTCACGTAAGTACGGACGCGACCAGGAAAACATCCACTCGCACACGCAGCAAGCAAAACTAATCGACGCGAAGGGGAACAGGACGAGCTCTACGAGAAGGGGGTGGGGATGGGGGGGAGGCGGCACTCACGGCTccgttggcggcggtggtggtgagcGTGAACTTCTGGTCCGTGTGGTAGTCCTTGTAGAGGAGATCTGCAGATTCCACGGAGAAGAGGCGAGCATCAGCAACCAGGAACCCAGCAAACAGCGGCAGAAGCTGCTGCCGAATCAAAAGGGGAGATAAATACAGACGGCGTGCCTACCCCTGGCCTTCTTGCCGATCTCGGTGTAGAGCCCTGGACCGACGGGGCCGGCGGCGGGGACGGAGGCCGGGACGGTGGTGGGGGCTGGGGAGTCCATGGCGAGAGGAGGACGGCGGCGAGATGAGAGGGGAATGTGATTTGGGGCGGAGACGGGGAGGGAGATGACTGGGGAAGGAAGGGAGGAGAGGGCTCAGGCTTTATCGGCGCGTGCGGGGGGCGAATGGACGGCCCAGATCTGCTGCGGCTGGGTTGAGATTGTCGTTGGATGACTGGCCCGACCTTCTTTTTCTTGAAGAGAAAGAAGATGCGGCGTCCTGGCGTGGATGACGATGCGCGTTGTGTTCTTGGGAAGAGGGGAATGGTGTGGCGACCTTGGCTCTGTTCTCCTCAGTTTTCTTGCGTGAAAAGATGGTCGTTTTTACGGcggtgaattttttgtttcacgACCTTACatgggacatggttgatgataagGCCTATAATAATTGGACTAGTCTGCAATATACAAGTTTTGGATAACAATTTATAAGGCTACTACAAGCTCTCCCGGCAGAATATGCCAAAATTATACGCATAAACTTCTCTTGAGGATATAATTAACGTAGAAGCAGCAAATGTGCGTCTGCTTCAACGTG from Lolium rigidum isolate FL_2022 chromosome 4, APGP_CSIRO_Lrig_0.1, whole genome shotgun sequence encodes the following:
- the LOC124707234 gene encoding mitochondrial outer membrane protein porin 2-like — protein: MDSPAPTTVPASVPAAGPVGPGLYTEIGKKARDLLYKDYHTDQKFTLTTTAANGAAITVAGTKKNEVVFSEIQSQLKGKKYTVDVKATSDSKVITTVTINELYTPGLKGIISVPTPYQKSSTGKVELQYLHPHAGINASVGLNANPLVNFSGVFGTKAVALGVDAAFDTASGDFTKYNAGLSHTNQDLTASLNLNNKGDTLAASYYHQVHGTTAVGAEIAHTFSSNENTLTIGSQHELDPLTTVKARFNNFGIASALLQHAWRPKSLITFSTEIDTKAIEKSPKFGLALSLKP